Genomic window (Streptosporangium brasiliense):
CGGCCGAGGAAGTGGTCGCGGTGGCGCCGGCGCGTCTCGCCGGTCTCGCCGAGCCGCTCCAGCCAGACGGCGCCGAACGCGCGGGCGGTGCCCGGCAGACGGTAGCGGACGTCGAACTCCCCCTCCTCTCGGGCGAGGACGGACTTGTCGATCAGGCCGAGCAGGGTGTCGAGGACCTCGCCGGCGTCGAGCCCGTCGGCGGTGCAGACGTCCTCGGCGGCTTCGAGGTCGAAGGTGTCGGGGAAGACCGACGCCCTGGCCCACAGCAGGCGCTCCTGCGGGCCGCACAGCTCGTGGCTCCAGCCGTAGGCGGCGCGCATGGAGCCGTGCCGCCGGCCGTCGGAGGCGGTGGCGAACACGTCGGCGGCGGCGGGGTCGGGGGCGGCGGCGGCGAGCTCGATCGCCAGGGGCAGGTTGTCGAGCCGTTCGCAGAGCGCCGCCGCGTCGACGCCGTCGAGCCTCCTGTCGGCGAGGACGGCAAGCAGGTGGACGGCGTCGGCCGTGGGCAGGCCGCCGACCTGGTAAAGGTGCTCGCCGGGGAGCCCGAGCCGCTGCCGGCTGGTGACCAGGACCCGCAGTCCCTCGACGGAGCGCAGCAGCAGGCCGACCAGGATGCCCGCCGCGCCGACGGCGCGGTCGCAGCCGTCGAGGACGACCAGGCTCCGGCGCGGGGCGAGCCGGCCGACCAGCGCCGCCAGCGCCGGCTCGCCCAGCCGCCGGTCGGCGCCGGCCGCGTCCGCGAGCGTCTCGGCCAGCGAGGCGAGGTCCGCGGGAGTGTCGGACAGGTCGGCGACGTGGACGCCGCCGGGAAACTCCGCTCCGAGGGTCCGGGCCAGGCTCAGCGCGAGGCGGGTCTTGCCCACCCCCGCGGTGCCGGTCAGCGTGACGTGACGCGCCCTTCCCAGCAGGGCGGAGACCTCGGCCAGCTCTGCCTGCCTGCCGACGAAGACATCCGCTCTCATTGCAGCCCCAGCTCCGTACTGACTACACGTGTCCCTACGGTCGCATGGCGGAACGGTCGGCTGGTACCCCATCTGCCACATTTCCCCGGGTCACGCCGCCAGTCAGGAACACGTGCCGGCCGGGGCTCCCCGGCGCGGGCGCGCCGACGGGTCGCCGGCGGGTTGGGGCCAACTGTGACCGCCGGTGCCGGCCGTACGGCACCATATGGAAATGCCACGTCCCCTCAGCGAACTGCCCAAGGCCCACCTGCATCTGCACTTCACCGGCTCGATGCGGCACTCCACCCTGATCGAGCTCGCCCAGGAGCACGGCCTGCACCTGCCGGACTCGCTGAAGGAGGACTGGCCGCCCAGGTTGCGGGCGACCGACGAGCGCGGCTGGTTCCGCTTCCAGCGGCTCTACGACATCGCGCGGGCGGTCCTGCAGCGGGAGGAAGACGTCTACCGGCTGGTGCGCGAGGCCGCCGAGGACGAGGCCGCCGAGGGGTCCCGCTGGCTGGAGATCCAGGTGGACCCGTCGGGATACGCCCATCGGTTCGGCGGGCTCACCCCGGCTCTGGAGCTGATGCTCGACGCCGCGGACAAGGCGGCCGGCTACGCGGGGATAGGGATCGCGGTCGTGGTGGCCGCCAACCGGACCCGGCACCCGTTGGACGCCAAGACGCTGGCCCGCCTCGCCACGCAGTACATGGACCACGGCGTGGTCGGGTTCGGGCTCTCCAACGACGAGCGCCGCGGCCGGGCCCGTGACTTCGACGGGGCCTTCCGGCTCGCGAAACGGGCCGGGCTGCTGGCCGTACCGCACGGCGGGGAGCTGCTGGGCGCCGCCAGCGTGGCCGAGTGCGTCGAGGTGCTGGGCGCCGACCGGGTGGGACACGGCGTGCGGGCGGCCGAGTCGCCGCGGCTGATGGAGCTCCTCGCCGAACGGCGGATCACCTGTGAGGTCTGCCCCACCTCCAACGTCGGGCTGGGGGTGGCCGAGCGGGCCGAGGACGTGCCGCTGCGGCGGCTGTTCGACGCCGGTGTGCCGATCGCGCTGGGCGCCGACGACCCGTTGCTGTTCGGCTCCCGGCTGCTGCCGCAGTACGAGCTGGCCCGGCAGGTGTACGGCTTCGACGACGCGGAGCTCGCCGAGCTGGCCCGGCAGTCGATCCGGGCGTCGACGGCCCCGGAGCAGGTCCGCCGGGAGCTGTTCAAGGAGATCGACGAGTGGCTGGCATCAGCGGACTGAGCCGGCGATCTCCAGGGCCCGCTGGAGATCGTCGACGCCCTCCAGGCGCAGGCCGGTCCGTCCTTCCTGCCAGATGAGCGTGGGGCCTGCCGCGCGGGGGCGGACCGGGGCCTGGCCGCCGCCCCGGGGCAGGTAGCTCAGGCCGTGGCGGGCCTGGATCCACTGTCCTCGGGAGGCGCCCGCCACCGGGACCTCCTCCGGCCAGGGCGGGCCCAGCTCCTTGCGGAAGACGACCTGGAGCGTGCCGTCGTATTCGTCGAGCCTGACCCCCGGCCACAGCAGCGACACGACCCGGCCTCCGTCGCCCACCCTGACCTCGCGGGGCTCGCCCAGCCCGGCCGGGACGGAGATCGGGAACGCCGCCTGCTCCCGGGCCTGCTCCAGGGTGGCCCGCCGCTCCCCCGGCAGCGGCTCCGGCAGCCCGGACGGCAGCGGCCCGGGGGCACCGATCTCCAGCTCCACCCCCGCCAACCGCAGGACCTGCGTCACCGCGGCCCGCCCCACCGGGGTCCCCCCGAGGAACAGGGCGAGGAGGATCGCGACAGCGGAGACGATCGCCCGCCGCCGCAGGTGACCGCCGGGCCGCAGCACCCGCCATGCCCGCCGTGCCCGCCGTACCGGCGCGCTGGGCGGGGCGGGCGCGGGGTGGCGGTCGGCGGCGGGGAGGGCCTCCAGACGCGCCCGTACGGCCCGCGCCACCCCGGCGGGGGGCGGGGCCGGGACGTCGACGGACTCGCCGAGGGCGAGGAGCCGGGCTTCGAGATCGTCAGGCGAGGTCACGGCCCACCTCCTCACGCAGACGCTTCAGGCCGCGGAAGGCCCGCGACTTGACGGTGCCGACCGGGAGGTCGAGCACCTGGGCGGTCTCGGCCTCCGACAGTTGCAGGAAATACCGGCAGACGACGACCTCACGTTCCCGCTCGGGAAGCGTACGGACCATGTCGAGGAGCCGGGTCCGCCGGTCGGTGTCGACCGCCACGTCCTGCGGGTCCTCCACCCCGGGAGGGTCCAGCTCGGTCAGCTTCACGGCCAGCTCGGCCCGGCGGCCCCGCGAACGGGTCAGGTTGTGGGTCTCGTTGGCCACGATCCGCAGCAGCCAGGGCCGGAACGGCGCCTCGCGGCGGAAGCCGGCCAGGTGGCGGTATGCCTTGACGAACGCCTCCTGGACCACGTCCTCGGCCTCGTCGGCGGCGCCGAGCATCGCCGCCGTGCGGTGCGCGAGCGCGCTGTAGCGGGTGACCAGCACCTCGTAGGCGTCCAGGTCACCGGCCAGGGAGCGGGCGATCGCCTCGTCGTCGTCCGTCGGGGGCTCCTTCGCGGTGTCGTGAGAGATTCCACCGCACGGCGACGCCCGGGGGGAAGCCCCGGGCAGGAGCTCCCGGCCGGAGTCCCGGACCACGGCCGGACCACGGACGGACCACGGACGGACCCGGCCGGACCACGGAGCCGGGTGACCGCCGGTCCGCGGGCTCGGATCATGGGCGGCCCGCGCGCCCGGACCGTGACCGCCCTACGGGCTCAGGCAACTGCCGGTCCGCGGGCTCGGACCACGGCCGACCTGGGGGCCGGTCCACGGGCTCGGGCCGTGGTGGGCTCTGTCAGGCGAGGGCGTAGGCCACCGCGGAGCCGGGGTCGTCGTCGTGGCCCTCGGCGAAGGCCGCGTCGTAGGCGTCGTCGCCGAGCAGTTGCCTGGCCGTGCGCTCGGCGACCGTCCCCGGCTCCGACATGCCCTGCGGGCAGCCGGACCCCCGCAGCCCGGAGATGGCCCGCAGCCGCGCTCCCGTGCCCTGGAGGCGGGCCGTGCGGTAGCCGTCCCCCTCGACCGCGGCGATCACCGCGAGCTGGTCGACGGCCAGCGCCACGCCGGCCGTGTCGCGCAGCCGCCACTTGACGTCGAGCGACTGCCTGGCCGCCGCCGCGGCCCCGGCCGCCCGACCGAGACCGAGCCGCGCGATGGACAGCACGTAGTCACCGCAGGCGCGGGCCCAGCGCTCGCCTCTGGCGTCGCAGAGCCGCTGCACCTCCTCCAGTGTGGAGACGGCCCTGGCGAACTCGCCGCGCCAGGTGACCGCCATCGCCAGGGTCACCAGGGCGAGCGGCTCGCCGACGGTCGCCCGGCCGGCCCTGCGGAAACACTCACGGGCGCGCTCGATGCCGGGTTCCACCTCGTCGAAGGCGCCGACGGACAGGGCGTGGACGGCCAGTTGGAGCCGGGCGTGCCCGGCCGCCGTGTGGTCGTCCCCGTCGAGGGCGGCCGACAGGGCCGCCTCCAGCCGGCGGCGGCCCCGCTCCAGGTCCCCTTCAGCGATGGCCACGCAGCCGTCGGCCCACAGGAGCCTGGGCAGCCCGGGATCAGCGCCGGGCGCGGCGTCGATCACCCGTCCCATGTGGTGGCGGCCCTCGCCCGACCGGCCCAGGCAGAGCCAGAGGGGCCAGAGCCTCCCGGCGAGCTCGACGGACAGCGGGCTCGACGGGTCGCCGGAGCCGAGCGCGCGGCGGAGATCGGTGCCGGCGGAGTTCAGCCGGGCCGCCCATCCCTCCTGCCCGGGGCCGTACCAGCCGGCGTCGGCCCTGCGTGCCAGGTCGAGGTGGTAGCGGCGGTGCCGGCGGAGCAGCCCGGCCTCCTCCCCGAGCCGGGCGAGCCGCCGCCGGCCGTACTCCTTGACCGCCTCCGGCTGCCGGTAGCCGCCGGGGACCCGGGCGAGCAGCGCCCTGTCCGCCAGGCCGGCCAGCAGAACGGGCACGTCGGTCAGGCCGTCGCCGCACACCCACCCGGCGGCCTCGGCGTCGAAGTCTCCGGCGAAGACCGACAGCCGGGCCGAGAGCAGGCGCTCCCCGGGGCCGCACAGCTCATGGCTCCAGCCGATCACGGTGCGCAGGGTGGCGTGCAGGCTCTCGGGGCGGGACAGCGGCCCCCGGTCGTCGTACGGTCCCCCGGACCGCTCCCCCCGGCGCTCCACCGGCGACGCTCCGGACCACTTCTCGGACCGCCCCGCGAGCCGCTCCACCGGCGACGCTCGGAACCATTCCTCCGAACGCCCCGCGAGCCGCTCCAGCGGCGACGCTCGGAACCATTCCTCCGAACGCTCCGCGAGCCGTTCCAGCGGCAGCGTCCGGAGCAGCCCGGCGGCCAGCTCGACGGCGAGCGGGATGCCGTCCAGCCGCCGGCAGATCCTGGCCGCGGACATCAGTGCCGCCCTGTCCGTCTCCAGGCCGGGGGCCGCGGCCCGGGCCCGGTCGAGGAAGAGCCGGAGCGCGTCGTCCGTCATCGGCCCCACGGCGTCGGGGGCCGGCGGCTCGAACGGCCCGACGGGCAGCAGCGCCTCCCAGGCAAGGCCGAGGGGCTGCCGGGAGGTCACGATGATCCGCACGCCGGGCGCCCCGGCCAGGACGGCGGTGACGAGGTCGCGGCAGGCGTCCGGGAGATGCTCGCAGCCGTCCAGGATCAGCAGGAGGTTCTTGCCCGCGAGGAATTCGGCCAGCACCTCGCCCCCGGGGCGGGCCGACTGCTCGCGCAGCCCCAGGGCGGCCGCGACGATGTGGGCGAGCAGGTCGCCGTCGCGTTCGCCGGACAGCTCCACCAGCCAGGCGCCGTCCGGATAGGAGCCCTGGCATTCCTCCGCCGCCCTCACCGCGACCCGTGACTTGCCGACGCCTCCGGCGCCGGTGACCGTGACCAGCGACGTCTCGGCCAGGAGCTTCAGCAGCTCCCGGATCTCGCTCTCACGGCCGACGAAGCCGGTCGTCTCCGCGGGGAGGTTCCCGCGCCACCATGGGTTCCGTTCCATCGGTTCGTGCTCCTTCCACTCTTCTGTGGAAATCGCACCCCGTCAGGGTCACGGACCGGTCAGCCTCCCTCTCGCGGGTGGGGTTTACTTCTTCCCGAGTGCAAAACTCACCGCCGCCCCAAGGTCGAAGTTCCTCCCGTGCGCGGTGGAATTTCCGAATCGTCAGAGTTTGCCGCTCAAAGGCGGCCGGACCGCCCGGCCGGGAGTCTCGGCCCCGGCCGGGCGGCCCTGAGGTCAGCGGAGCTCGCCGTGCGCGGCCGTACGGCCATCGGCCCGGTCGCCGCCGGCGTCCCGGATCCGCGCCACGGCCACGCCCGGATCCATGACCAGCCCCCGGGCGAACAGACGGTCGTAGACCGCGTCGCCGACGAGTGCCCTGGCCCGCCGCTCCGTACGCTCGCGGGAGGCCGCGGCGCCCTCGCGGGACACCAGCGCGTGAACGGCCGCGGCGTGCGCCGCCGCCGGGCCCGGCCCGTCCGACCCCACCGGGTCCTCCCCCCGCGTGCGGGGGGCTCCGGGGCCCTTCCCGGGCGTGCGAGGGGCCGCCGGCTCCGGCGGGCCGGGGCGGGACGGCTCCGCGGCCGCCCGCATCCGCCGGGCGGCGCCGAGCAGGCAGGCGGCCCGGCGCCCGTCACCGCCCGCCGCCGCGGCGGCGGCGAGCTGGTCCATCGCCAGGGCGCCGCCCACCGCGTCGCCCAATCGCCATTTCACCTCGAGCGCCGCCCGCGCGTGGGCCTCGGCGGCGCCGGGCTCGCCGCGGTCCAGCTCGGCGAGCGAGCGCACGTGGTCGCCCTGGGCGCGCGCCCACAGCTCGCCGCGTCCGGCGCACCGCTCCGCCTGCCGCGCCAGCACCTCCACGGCCCGGTCGGGCTCACCCCGGACGACGGACACCATGGCCAGCGTCACCTCGGCGGCGGCGAGCCCGGCGTGGTCGGGGCCCGCCCGCCCGGACAGCTCGGCCGCCTCGGCCGCGAGGCGGCCGGCCCCGTCGAGATCGCCGCAGGCCAGGGCGGCGGCCGCGGCGACCTGCCGGGCGCGGCCGGCGGCGGCGGGGTCGCCCGCGGCGATCGCCGTCTCGTACGCCTCGGCGGCCCGGGCGCGGGCCTC
Coding sequences:
- a CDS encoding ATP-binding protein, whose amino-acid sequence is MERNPWWRGNLPAETTGFVGRESEIRELLKLLAETSLVTVTGAGGVGKSRVAVRAAEECQGSYPDGAWLVELSGERDGDLLAHIVAAALGLREQSARPGGEVLAEFLAGKNLLLILDGCEHLPDACRDLVTAVLAGAPGVRIIVTSRQPLGLAWEALLPVGPFEPPAPDAVGPMTDDALRLFLDRARAAAPGLETDRAALMSAARICRRLDGIPLAVELAAGLLRTLPLERLAERSEEWFRASPLERLAGRSEEWFRASPVERLAGRSEKWSGASPVERRGERSGGPYDDRGPLSRPESLHATLRTVIGWSHELCGPGERLLSARLSVFAGDFDAEAAGWVCGDGLTDVPVLLAGLADRALLARVPGGYRQPEAVKEYGRRRLARLGEEAGLLRRHRRYHLDLARRADAGWYGPGQEGWAARLNSAGTDLRRALGSGDPSSPLSVELAGRLWPLWLCLGRSGEGRHHMGRVIDAAPGADPGLPRLLWADGCVAIAEGDLERGRRRLEAALSAALDGDDHTAAGHARLQLAVHALSVGAFDEVEPGIERARECFRRAGRATVGEPLALVTLAMAVTWRGEFARAVSTLEEVQRLCDARGERWARACGDYVLSIARLGLGRAAGAAAAARQSLDVKWRLRDTAGVALAVDQLAVIAAVEGDGYRTARLQGTGARLRAISGLRGSGCPQGMSEPGTVAERTARQLLGDDAYDAAFAEGHDDDPGSAVAYALA
- a CDS encoding adenosine deaminase, yielding MPRPLSELPKAHLHLHFTGSMRHSTLIELAQEHGLHLPDSLKEDWPPRLRATDERGWFRFQRLYDIARAVLQREEDVYRLVREAAEDEAAEGSRWLEIQVDPSGYAHRFGGLTPALELMLDAADKAAGYAGIGIAVVVAANRTRHPLDAKTLARLATQYMDHGVVGFGLSNDERRGRARDFDGAFRLAKRAGLLAVPHGGELLGAASVAECVEVLGADRVGHGVRAAESPRLMELLAERRITCEVCPTSNVGLGVAERAEDVPLRRLFDAGVPIALGADDPLLFGSRLLPQYELARQVYGFDDAELAELARQSIRASTAPEQVRRELFKEIDEWLASAD
- a CDS encoding RNA polymerase sigma factor, which encodes MVRDSGRELLPGASPRASPCGGISHDTAKEPPTDDDEAIARSLAGDLDAYEVLVTRYSALAHRTAAMLGAADEAEDVVQEAFVKAYRHLAGFRREAPFRPWLLRIVANETHNLTRSRGRRAELAVKLTELDPPGVEDPQDVAVDTDRRTRLLDMVRTLPEREREVVVCRYFLQLSEAETAQVLDLPVGTVKSRAFRGLKRLREEVGRDLA